The DNA sequence GCGACAGCTATGTTTAGTCCGGAACATAAATATGGCGCATTACAATTGATCATGAATGTTTTTTAAACAATTCCAGGCTTGTTGAGGAGAATTTTATGGGGCAGGGAGCGCGTTTATGTTAACGCTGTTTCTGAGATGATGCGCGTGCAATCAGTTCAGTTTCTACTTGTTCTGTAGTAAATTCCTCAACAGGCCATTTGCTTTCAATGGTCTTGATCAGCATTTCGGTAGCCAGCTGCCCTATTTGAAATGCCGGTTGCCTTACCACGGTTAGCGGCGGGTCAAACAACTCAGCCACGTCAGAATTTGTAAAACCGGCAATAGCTATGTCGTCAGGGACTTTAATACCGAGCTTTTTTAAAATATGCATGCAACTGATAGTAAGGCGGTCGCTGCCAACGAAAATAGCTTCGGGCCTGTCGTCCATATTTAATAATTCTTTAAGGGCAAACTCTACCTCATCCTGAATCATACCTCCGTGATTACAATGTTTTAGATAACCAGGTTTAAAATCAAGGTTATGTTTATCAAGCGCTGCCTTAAAACCGTTGAACCTTTCCCTTGTGATCGACAGGTTATTCGAACTGGTGAGGTGGGCTATTTTTTTGAAACGGGTATTGATTAAAAGCTCTGCAGCATCAAATGATCCTTTATAGTTGTTAGCGATTACTTTATGGGTATTAACATCCGCTGCAACACGGTCGAAGAATACGATAGGAAATCCTTTTTCGTGCAGATATTGATATTGTGAAGTATCGGTTGTTTCGGCAGATAGGGAAACCAGCAAGCCATCTACATGTCTTGATAATAGGTGCTTTACATTGGTGCATTCCCGGTCAAATGACTCATGTGTTTGAGTGATGATAACATGATACCCGCGGTTATAGGCAATCGATT is a window from the Mucilaginibacter inviolabilis genome containing:
- a CDS encoding LacI family DNA-binding transcriptional regulator — protein: MFESYTIKDIAKALGLSTSTVSRALNGSYEIGAETKKLVLEYAEKVNYRPNPIALSLKEQKSHSIGVVVCEVANTYFSQAINGIESIAYNRGYHVIITQTHESFDRECTNVKHLLSRHVDGLLVSLSAETTDTSQYQYLHEKGFPIVFFDRVAADVNTHKVIANNYKGSFDAAELLINTRFKKIAHLTSSNNLSITRERFNGFKAALDKHNLDFKPGYLKHCNHGGMIQDEVEFALKELLNMDDRPEAIFVGSDRLTISCMHILKKLGIKVPDDIAIAGFTNSDVAELFDPPLTVVRQPAFQIGQLATEMLIKTIESKWPVEEFTTEQVETELIARASSQKQR